In a genomic window of Deinococcus roseus:
- a CDS encoding phage tail protein — protein MDVNGSGYHLLLGQTDWESSIGGFHLGYDQTSQAVTLAPEVFHFQTHPSDHLPTAADLRSIGADAWGNVYLISEDRTKVQVLAPQTRIPQTYWTGDMAAPSREHGAFSDQPAASPAPVLLNALAVTESQRLVVAADRTLYVFDLVAGGPPLPEQVDFAPSGRIQHLYPRVEGGFWLLEQQGDQAHLWTFDAQLRPIPTETTAQEATFADVGDTRTLQKVTGSFHDLGQVQVLQMVFPDRERGVLLTHQGVFQWTSQNGLQDLKLKLPDGFERGYALHALPSCIFLVEKQGNQALKYRTGATLPESCYFPMRDFVGKGLVLVRDRIHYHSENGILPLAEQPRPRFKTTGQLLYCFDGKEAGCVWHRLFLDADLEPDTRIEIRAYATNQALPPNQAPRSRWLKPQPTPYTRGMGRELPLEPLDAGFRTLETLFQEVQGRYLYLEVTLQGSGRTTPRIRALRAYYPRFSYLQYLPGIFRENPESASLLERFLANTEGIFTDLEGRIAASEKRFDPHSTPAEDLEWLASWMGIEFPGHFNGQQKRFMVQHASTMLPLRGTRRGLEMLLNLSLDPYPAPSTLDPECSRVKVLEDIRTPHQFQVVILLPDGVPEVEELERQVQLLTLITEQNKPAHTRFEVYFDWALFKVGSAVLGSGTALKEVPLSRLLPSLILGRNPLLSRLWDAGTDPRWVL, from the coding sequence ATGGATGTCAACGGCTCGGGGTACCACCTGCTGCTCGGTCAGACGGACTGGGAGAGCAGCATCGGGGGGTTTCACCTCGGATACGACCAGACATCCCAGGCCGTGACGCTGGCCCCCGAAGTGTTTCACTTCCAGACCCATCCCTCAGACCACCTGCCCACCGCTGCTGATTTGCGCAGCATAGGGGCAGATGCCTGGGGGAATGTGTACCTGATTTCCGAAGACCGCACGAAAGTGCAGGTGCTGGCCCCCCAGACCCGCATTCCCCAGACTTACTGGACAGGGGACATGGCTGCTCCTTCCAGAGAACACGGGGCTTTCAGTGATCAGCCTGCTGCTTCACCTGCTCCGGTGTTGCTGAATGCCCTGGCAGTCACCGAAAGCCAGCGTCTGGTGGTGGCTGCAGACCGCACCCTGTACGTGTTCGATCTGGTGGCCGGAGGACCTCCTTTGCCAGAGCAGGTGGATTTTGCACCCAGTGGACGCATCCAGCACCTGTACCCCAGGGTTGAAGGTGGATTCTGGTTGCTGGAACAGCAGGGTGATCAGGCCCACCTGTGGACTTTTGATGCCCAGTTGCGCCCCATTCCCACGGAAACCACAGCCCAGGAGGCCACTTTCGCAGATGTGGGGGACACCCGCACCCTGCAAAAAGTGACCGGAAGTTTTCACGATCTGGGTCAGGTGCAGGTTTTGCAGATGGTCTTTCCAGACCGTGAAAGAGGCGTGCTGTTGACCCATCAGGGCGTGTTTCAATGGACCTCCCAGAACGGGCTGCAGGACCTCAAGTTAAAGCTCCCGGATGGGTTTGAACGGGGTTATGCCCTGCATGCACTCCCCTCCTGCATTTTTCTGGTGGAAAAGCAGGGCAACCAGGCCCTGAAGTACCGCACAGGGGCCACCCTGCCAGAATCCTGCTATTTCCCCATGCGGGATTTTGTGGGGAAAGGACTGGTGCTGGTGCGGGACCGCATCCATTACCACTCTGAAAACGGGATTTTGCCTCTGGCAGAGCAACCCAGACCCCGCTTCAAGACCACCGGACAGCTGCTTTACTGCTTTGATGGCAAGGAAGCTGGTTGTGTTTGGCACCGCCTTTTTCTGGATGCCGATCTGGAACCCGACACCCGCATTGAAATCCGGGCTTATGCCACCAATCAGGCCTTGCCGCCCAATCAGGCCCCCAGAAGCCGCTGGCTGAAACCCCAGCCCACCCCCTACACCCGTGGCATGGGCCGGGAATTGCCCCTGGAACCCCTGGACGCCGGGTTTCGCACCCTGGAAACCCTCTTTCAGGAGGTGCAGGGCCGTTACCTGTACCTGGAAGTGACTTTGCAGGGTTCCGGGCGCACCACACCCCGAATCCGGGCCCTCAGGGCTTACTACCCCAGATTCAGCTACCTGCAATACCTTCCTGGAATTTTCCGGGAAAATCCAGAATCTGCCAGTCTGCTGGAGCGCTTCCTGGCCAACACCGAGGGCATTTTCACGGATCTGGAAGGCCGCATTGCTGCCAGTGAGAAACGCTTTGACCCCCACAGCACCCCGGCAGAAGACCTGGAATGGCTGGCCTCCTGGATGGGCATTGAATTTCCAGGGCACTTCAACGGGCAGCAAAAACGCTTCATGGTCCAGCATGCCTCGACCATGCTCCCCCTCAGGGGCACCCGCAGAGGACTTGAAATGCTGCTCAATCTGTCCCTCGACCCTTACCCCGCCCCCAGCACTCTGGACCCCGAATGCTCACGGGTGAAGGTGCTGGAAGACATCCGCACCCCCCACCAGTTTCAGGTGGTGATCCTGCTCCCGGATGGGGTTCCTGAAGTGGAAGAACTGGAACGCCAGGTGCAACTTCTCACCCTGATCACCGAACAGAACAAACCCGCCCACACCCGTTTTGAAGTGTATTTCGACTGGGCACTGTTCAAGGTGGGCAGCGCTGTGCTGGGTTCTGGCACAGCCCTCAAAGAGGTTCCACTTTCCAGACTGCTGCCCAGCCTGATCCTGGGCAGAAACCCCCTGCTGTCCCGGCTGTGGGACGCTGGCACCGATCCCCGCTGGGTGCTTTGA
- a CDS encoding DinB family protein, translating into MNEVETMQPSEKTLQDVLTEFRETLQAVHPKLQALTEELADAPWAQGKWTRKQVMGHLIDSAATNHQRFVRGQLSTHAVIPGYHPDAWVEVQKYHLLPWNTILDLWYAYNQHLLGIASQIPPERLSNVIQIAGETFEAPLEWWVTDYVRHLRHHLGQVFTGLDADEAPTG; encoded by the coding sequence ATGAACGAAGTGGAAACCATGCAACCCAGCGAAAAAACCCTGCAAGACGTCCTGACCGAGTTCAGAGAAACCCTGCAGGCCGTGCACCCCAAACTGCAGGCCCTGACCGAAGAACTGGCAGATGCACCCTGGGCACAGGGCAAATGGACCCGCAAGCAGGTGATGGGCCACCTGATCGATTCGGCAGCCACCAACCACCAGCGGTTTGTGCGCGGACAGCTTTCCACCCACGCTGTGATCCCTGGTTACCACCCGGATGCCTGGGTGGAGGTGCAGAAATACCACCTGCTGCCCTGGAACACCATCCTGGATTTGTGGTACGCCTACAACCAGCATTTGCTGGGCATTGCCAGCCAGATTCCCCCTGAGCGGCTTTCCAACGTGATCCAGATTGCAGGAGAGACCTTTGAAGCCCCTCTGGAATGGTGGGTCACCGATTACGTGCGCCACCTGCGCCACCACCTCGGGCAGGTTTTCACTGGGCTGGATGCAGATGAGGCCCCCACGGGCTGA
- a CDS encoding AfsR/SARP family transcriptional regulator, whose protein sequence is MMPNIQVRLMGSYSIVPTPCTPESKKAQSLLAHAILNADRLLDRDAVATSLWGECSPEMRRGYLRKALHQVNKALPGWLESHGEHLLLQKDHAEVDVWMLQDLCKKNIQDSNYLQVKDFLMSLQGGLLSGWEEEWCWFERERHHHLWIGLLEKALDCAVQMRHLEDALQFGTRILHLEPAHEPTHQTLIHVHLMRGDRAGAMKQYQRCRQALQEWDLEPAPQTTGLFREARGETTAPRDVLSRLTDLYQHMLKLQEDTQQQLRQIERLIQP, encoded by the coding sequence ATGATGCCAAACATTCAGGTCCGGTTGATGGGGTCTTACTCCATTGTTCCCACGCCATGCACGCCAGAGAGCAAAAAAGCCCAGTCTTTGCTGGCCCATGCCATCCTCAATGCAGACCGATTGCTGGATCGGGATGCTGTGGCCACCTCCCTGTGGGGGGAATGCTCTCCTGAAATGCGCAGGGGGTACCTCAGGAAAGCGCTGCATCAGGTCAACAAGGCCCTGCCTGGATGGCTGGAATCCCACGGGGAACATTTGCTGCTGCAAAAAGACCATGCAGAGGTGGATGTCTGGATGCTGCAGGACCTCTGCAAAAAAAACATCCAGGACAGCAATTACCTGCAGGTGAAAGACTTCCTGATGTCCCTGCAGGGAGGATTGCTTTCCGGGTGGGAAGAGGAGTGGTGCTGGTTTGAACGGGAACGCCACCACCACCTGTGGATCGGTTTGCTGGAAAAAGCACTGGATTGCGCCGTGCAAATGCGTCACCTTGAGGACGCTTTGCAATTTGGGACGCGCATTTTGCATCTGGAACCCGCCCACGAACCGACCCACCAGACCCTGATCCATGTGCACCTGATGCGGGGGGACCGTGCAGGGGCCATGAAACAATACCAGCGCTGCAGGCAGGCTTTGCAGGAATGGGACCTGGAACCTGCCCCCCAGACCACCGGATTGTTCCGGGAAGCCCGTGGGGAAACCACTGCACCCAGAGATGTGCTTTCCAGGCTCACAGACCTGTACCAGCACATGTTGAAGTTGCAGGAGGACACCCAGCAGCAACTGCGGCAAATTGAACGCCTGATCCAGCCCTGA
- a CDS encoding MBL fold metallo-hydrolase — protein MWLKQHKIGGVQVTSLTDGHFRLDGGAMFGTVPKVLWNKLTPADDLNRIALRINPLLIQLQGKNILIETGMFEGDAKFQGMFDLQRDSTVFEGLKAVGLDRTDIDLVVNTHLHFDHAGRNVLEGKPAFPNARYLVQKQELQDAHHRHERNRASYYTEQYVEPIEAAGLFDVLDGAAEILPGLSVVQIPGHNLGQQAVVLESEGEMLVYTADLLPTFIHAPYPYIMGYDLYPVTTLETRKKFFPEWFERGAVLAPPHDPEHAFGKLTENPKGGFLAKTLE, from the coding sequence ATGTGGCTCAAACAACACAAAATCGGTGGGGTGCAGGTGACCTCACTGACCGATGGACATTTCAGACTGGATGGCGGGGCCATGTTCGGCACCGTGCCAAAAGTGCTGTGGAACAAACTCACCCCTGCAGATGACCTCAACCGCATTGCCCTCAGAATCAATCCCCTGTTGATCCAGTTGCAGGGCAAAAACATCCTGATCGAAACCGGGATGTTTGAAGGGGATGCCAAATTTCAGGGCATGTTCGATTTGCAAAGGGACAGCACGGTTTTTGAGGGCCTGAAAGCTGTGGGTCTGGACCGCACAGACATCGATCTGGTGGTCAACACCCACCTGCATTTTGACCATGCAGGACGCAATGTGCTGGAAGGCAAACCCGCTTTTCCCAATGCCCGTTACCTTGTGCAGAAGCAGGAACTTCAGGATGCCCACCACCGCCACGAGCGCAACCGGGCCTCTTACTACACCGAGCAGTATGTGGAACCCATCGAAGCTGCAGGGTTGTTTGATGTGCTGGATGGGGCTGCTGAAATTCTCCCTGGCCTGTCTGTGGTGCAGATTCCTGGCCACAATCTGGGGCAGCAGGCCGTTGTTCTGGAATCGGAAGGGGAGATGCTGGTTTACACTGCAGATTTGCTTCCAACCTTCATTCATGCCCCCTACCCTTACATCATGGGTTATGACCTGTATCCGGTGACCACCCTGGAAACCCGCAAAAAGTTCTTTCCAGAGTGGTTTGAACGGGGAGCGGTGCTGGCCCCTCCCCACGACCCTGAACATGCTTTTGGAAAATTGACTGAAAACCCAAAAGGTGGGTTTCTGGCAAAGACACTGGAATAA
- a CDS encoding ATP-binding protein produces MMDLAPFKLHFYQMLRLALPALEEQLGGFQELPFLEAYQQELSDLRPFKTPFAHPIMRLKEGLNLTDEELALVFLIGSVEEDVRFSALFEGLTGQGYPTVGLLEQWWQDYTPLPVRHLLEQWVRLGLLRFVHQEGTRLQRPVCVQPELWEVLRDHSTLERHLPESRLPVLSELFLPEGFRLPALQDVLVSGVRHSGRKTLLQATARQHQKGILLCDLTDTFHENALLAVVLDAVPLVKLPQSQDTLKLPELPLGIPVFAVSSQHQSVQTRAHRVVLNKPAPSERQRIWQQVTGQTGGITHRRLPTGNLIRQARGEDLRTSALHPSVNALPSSGSHQDLALPETVMQDLRLLEARCRFREQLGEHLPEVLVPPVGVKALFSGPSGTGKTLTARVLAGVLDMPLYRVDLSRVVSKFIGETEKNLDEVFEQAESEDVILLLDEGDALLTQRTAVGNANDRYANLETNYLLQRLEHYQGILLITTNAADRIDTAFQRRMDLVIDFPCPRAAERERIWKLHLPASHQLRPAELDFLAEQCDFTGGQIRNVVLQATLLGLQEGVPLQFQHLQHAVQREYRQMGQHPPTGEP; encoded by the coding sequence ATGATGGACCTTGCACCCTTCAAATTGCATTTTTACCAGATGCTGCGCCTTGCCCTTCCTGCCCTTGAAGAACAACTGGGAGGTTTTCAGGAGTTGCCTTTTCTGGAAGCCTACCAGCAGGAACTCTCGGACCTGAGGCCCTTTAAAACCCCCTTTGCCCATCCCATCATGCGTTTGAAAGAGGGCCTCAACCTCACCGATGAGGAACTGGCGCTGGTTTTTCTGATCGGCAGTGTGGAGGAGGATGTGCGCTTCAGTGCTCTTTTTGAGGGCCTCACGGGGCAGGGGTACCCCACAGTGGGCTTGCTGGAACAGTGGTGGCAGGATTACACCCCTTTGCCTGTCCGTCATCTGCTGGAACAGTGGGTGCGTCTGGGTTTGCTGAGGTTTGTGCATCAGGAGGGAACCCGTTTGCAGCGCCCTGTGTGTGTGCAACCTGAACTGTGGGAGGTCCTCAGGGACCACAGCACTCTGGAAAGGCATCTGCCGGAATCCAGACTTCCCGTCCTGTCAGAATTGTTTTTGCCTGAGGGTTTTCGTTTGCCAGCTTTGCAGGATGTGCTGGTGTCCGGGGTCCGGCACTCAGGCCGCAAGACGCTGCTGCAGGCCACTGCCAGACAACACCAGAAAGGCATCCTGCTTTGCGATCTGACGGACACCTTTCATGAAAATGCCCTGCTGGCAGTGGTGCTGGACGCGGTTCCTCTGGTCAAGCTTCCCCAGTCTCAGGACACCCTTAAACTGCCAGAGTTGCCTCTGGGGATTCCGGTGTTTGCTGTGTCCTCCCAGCACCAGTCGGTGCAGACCCGTGCCCACCGGGTGGTGCTGAACAAACCTGCTCCCTCAGAGCGCCAGCGGATCTGGCAGCAGGTGACAGGTCAAACTGGAGGCATTACCCACCGGCGTTTGCCCACCGGGAACCTGATCCGTCAGGCCAGAGGAGAGGATTTGCGCACCTCAGCCCTGCATCCCAGTGTGAATGCCCTCCCTTCTTCTGGAAGCCACCAGGATCTGGCCCTTCCGGAAACGGTGATGCAGGATTTGCGGCTGCTGGAAGCCCGCTGCAGGTTCCGGGAACAACTGGGAGAGCACCTTCCAGAGGTGCTGGTTCCCCCGGTGGGCGTGAAAGCCCTGTTTTCCGGGCCAAGTGGCACAGGAAAAACCCTGACTGCCAGGGTTCTGGCTGGCGTACTGGACATGCCGCTGTACCGGGTGGACCTTTCACGGGTGGTGTCCAAATTCATCGGAGAGACCGAGAAAAACCTGGATGAGGTCTTTGAGCAGGCCGAATCTGAAGACGTGATCCTGCTGCTGGATGAAGGAGACGCCCTCTTGACCCAGCGCACCGCCGTTGGCAATGCCAACGACCGCTATGCCAACCTGGAAACCAATTACCTGCTGCAACGCCTGGAGCACTACCAGGGCATCCTGTTGATCACCACCAACGCTGCAGACCGCATCGACACGGCTTTCCAGCGGCGCATGGATCTGGTCATCGATTTTCCCTGTCCCAGGGCCGCTGAACGGGAAAGAATCTGGAAACTGCACCTCCCTGCCAGCCACCAGTTGCGCCCTGCAGAACTGGATTTTCTGGCAGAGCAGTGTGATTTTACGGGAGGCCAGATCCGCAATGTGGTGCTGCAGGCCACCTTGCTGGGGTTGCAGGAGGGGGTTCCTCTGCAATTTCAGCATTTGCAGCACGCCGTGCAACGGGAATACCGCCAGATGGGACAGCATCCCCCCACAGGTGAACCATGA
- a CDS encoding phage tail protein, with protein sequence MTSKAPAPRKSSGPVTPAARKSSGGTVSGKTSLTPKGKAAQDPRFQKTVWDLQDKSRKLGQHDPASKKRGDLENAAQDPANARSAGAAASQVATMDGAPTGSVQPGNFTGLLRQEIDRLMPQTLDNADQFMQHGEASQIQQAAGGAVQQQTDNASGTLQATAAQAPDPGSQPVRTATPLASETPAQTPNVDTSGAVPQPKQNFDAGIKQNLDTGKDELKKTELPESSFKKANDSRFSKVLDQNQKLQSQALTGLQSYPRTENQIQSAAKSAVSGDSKKGAASLARARVQGGTAVRLKQQSAKERNESRRKAVTDNIERIYNKTRTAAQKHLDGLQDEAMRQFEQGLTRAADNLKRNAELEKEKFREERYSGVTGAARWVADLFRACPDGLKEGFKRARAKFTQETDVLVNRIGQFVDSRIKAAKSEIQRGQSEIQTYVQSLPSDLQSVGLNAQRDMESRFSEMQSSIDTQAQELAQKMAERYQKAQEDADSAIKKLEEENSGMLRGLVDAVGEVIRVLMEFKARLQAALRKGEETIKLILNDPIGFLSNLLAAIKGGLNAFVGNIWTHLKAGFMQWLFGSLMKAGIQPPTDLSLGSIFKLVLQVLGITYDRMRAKAVKLIGERNVRLLEKLYEHIQTLISGGIQALWEKVKEDLGNLKQMVIDAIQNWLIETVIKQAVMKVVSMFNPAGAIVQAVIAIYNTVMFLWEKANQILSFVEAVINSIHAIATGAIGGAIGWIERSLASMIPLVIGFLARLIGLGNVSNKIREFITRVQGKVDAAIDKVIARIVETVKKPFGKGKNSEDKRTDAQKQADLQQASQEGTALLKNPKLSLKKIKGKLGALKQKHRLTQIDLVADQQKQSKETAHIYASINPDIKGPTVEHESEAEVKVTVKEDPPAPKLLPAPKGPIALLPAPRNIPAKTHQQIGNLKGNNKERGDAASDHAQVLHGGDREVYVSTSLGARFHDLGNIPIAANTVMAVETKNYHRYLTVNGTPTENFVKLTSTLQTQIDKDTIWVHRGKFQTPRERRIVQWEFYGAKPTSELMQMLLARGFAVVTRG encoded by the coding sequence ATGACCAGCAAAGCCCCTGCCCCCCGCAAAAGTTCAGGCCCGGTGACCCCCGCAGCCCGCAAAAGCAGTGGAGGAACGGTTTCTGGAAAAACCAGCCTGACCCCAAAAGGCAAGGCCGCTCAGGACCCCCGTTTCCAGAAAACCGTGTGGGACCTGCAGGACAAAAGCCGCAAACTGGGTCAGCATGACCCGGCCAGCAAGAAAAGGGGAGATCTGGAAAATGCGGCCCAGGATCCTGCCAATGCCCGTTCTGCGGGTGCGGCGGCATCCCAGGTGGCCACCATGGATGGGGCACCCACCGGATCGGTGCAGCCCGGCAATTTTACAGGCCTGCTCAGGCAGGAAATTGACCGCCTGATGCCCCAGACCCTGGACAACGCCGACCAGTTCATGCAACATGGCGAGGCTTCTCAGATCCAGCAGGCTGCAGGAGGGGCCGTTCAGCAGCAAACGGACAACGCCTCGGGCACACTGCAGGCCACGGCAGCCCAGGCTCCAGATCCCGGCAGTCAGCCTGTCAGAACAGCCACGCCACTGGCTTCAGAAACTCCAGCCCAGACCCCAAACGTGGACACTTCAGGTGCTGTTCCTCAGCCAAAACAGAATTTTGATGCTGGAATCAAACAGAACCTGGACACTGGAAAAGACGAACTGAAGAAAACCGAATTGCCCGAAAGCTCCTTTAAAAAAGCCAACGATTCCCGCTTTTCAAAAGTGCTGGACCAGAACCAGAAATTGCAATCCCAGGCGTTGACAGGATTGCAGTCGTATCCCAGGACCGAAAACCAGATTCAGAGCGCTGCAAAGTCAGCAGTTTCTGGAGACAGCAAAAAGGGCGCAGCCAGCCTTGCCAGGGCCAGAGTGCAGGGGGGGACTGCAGTCCGCCTCAAGCAGCAAAGCGCCAAAGAGCGCAATGAGTCCCGCAGAAAAGCTGTCACAGACAACATCGAGCGCATTTACAACAAAACCAGAACAGCAGCCCAGAAACACCTTGATGGCCTGCAAGACGAGGCCATGCGCCAGTTCGAGCAGGGCCTGACCCGTGCTGCAGACAACCTCAAACGCAATGCAGAGCTGGAAAAAGAGAAATTCCGCGAGGAACGCTATTCAGGGGTGACTGGAGCGGCACGCTGGGTGGCAGACCTCTTCAGGGCCTGCCCGGATGGCCTCAAAGAAGGGTTCAAGCGGGCCAGGGCAAAATTCACCCAGGAAACCGATGTGCTGGTGAACCGCATCGGGCAATTTGTGGATTCCCGCATCAAGGCGGCCAAAAGCGAAATCCAGCGCGGTCAGTCCGAGATCCAGACCTATGTGCAAAGCCTTCCCTCAGACCTGCAATCGGTGGGCCTGAACGCCCAGAGGGACATGGAATCCCGCTTCTCCGAGATGCAAAGCAGCATCGACACCCAGGCCCAGGAACTGGCCCAGAAAATGGCTGAACGTTACCAGAAAGCCCAGGAGGATGCCGACAGCGCCATCAAAAAATTGGAAGAAGAAAACAGCGGCATGCTGAGGGGGCTGGTGGACGCTGTGGGCGAGGTCATCCGGGTGCTGATGGAATTCAAAGCCCGACTGCAGGCCGCCCTGCGCAAAGGCGAAGAGACCATCAAACTGATCCTCAACGACCCCATCGGGTTCCTCTCCAACCTGCTGGCCGCCATCAAAGGGGGCCTGAATGCCTTTGTGGGCAACATCTGGACCCACCTGAAAGCCGGATTCATGCAGTGGCTTTTTGGCAGCCTGATGAAAGCAGGCATCCAGCCCCCAACAGATTTGTCTCTGGGCAGCATCTTCAAACTGGTCTTGCAGGTGCTGGGCATCACCTACGACCGCATGCGGGCCAAAGCCGTGAAACTCATCGGAGAGCGCAATGTGCGCCTGCTGGAAAAACTCTATGAACACATCCAGACCCTGATTTCTGGAGGCATCCAGGCTCTGTGGGAGAAAGTCAAAGAGGACCTGGGGAACCTCAAACAGATGGTCATCGACGCCATCCAGAACTGGCTGATCGAAACCGTGATCAAGCAGGCCGTCATGAAAGTGGTCAGCATGTTCAACCCAGCCGGGGCCATCGTGCAGGCGGTCATTGCCATTTACAACACCGTGATGTTCCTGTGGGAGAAAGCCAACCAGATCCTCTCCTTTGTGGAGGCCGTGATCAACAGCATTCATGCCATTGCCACCGGAGCCATTGGGGGAGCCATTGGCTGGATTGAACGCAGCCTTGCCAGCATGATCCCGCTGGTGATTGGTTTCCTGGCCAGATTGATCGGGCTGGGAAATGTCTCCAACAAGATCCGGGAGTTCATCACCAGGGTGCAGGGCAAGGTGGATGCAGCCATCGACAAGGTGATTGCCAGAATCGTGGAGACGGTGAAAAAACCCTTTGGCAAGGGCAAGAATTCTGAAGACAAACGCACCGATGCTCAGAAACAGGCAGACTTGCAGCAAGCCTCTCAGGAAGGCACAGCCCTGCTGAAAAATCCCAAACTCAGCCTGAAGAAAATCAAAGGCAAACTGGGGGCCCTCAAACAGAAACACCGCCTGACCCAGATTGATCTGGTGGCGGACCAGCAAAAGCAGAGCAAAGAAACCGCCCACATTTATGCCAGCATCAACCCGGACATCAAAGGGCCAACTGTGGAACACGAGTCAGAAGCAGAAGTGAAGGTGACCGTCAAGGAAGATCCGCCAGCTCCCAAACTGCTTCCTGCTCCAAAGGGACCCATTGCCCTGCTGCCCGCGCCACGCAACATTCCCGCCAAAACCCACCAGCAGATTGGCAACCTGAAAGGCAACAACAAAGAAAGGGGAGATGCCGCCTCTGACCATGCCCAGGTGCTGCATGGAGGTGACCGTGAAGTTTATGTTTCCACCTCTCTGGGTGCACGTTTTCATGATTTGGGCAACATCCCCATTGCTGCCAACACGGTGATGGCTGTGGAAACCAAAAACTACCACCGCTACCTCACGGTCAATGGCACCCCCACCGAGAACTTTGTGAAACTCACCTCCACCCTGCAAACCCAGATCGACAAGGACACCATCTGGGTGCATCGGGGCAAGTTCCAGACCCCCAGAGAACGCCGCATTGTGCAATGGGAATTCTACGGAGCCAAACCCACCTCTGAACTGATGCAGATGCTGCTGGCCCGTGGTTTTGCCGTGGTGACGCGGGGTTGA
- a CDS encoding family 43 glycosylhydrolase, which produces MQNPRNLSLGVLAVMSVTALNACNTQPPQPISTFQNPLKITLDNGKTVDTCADPSIIQGQKAGDQKWYIYCTTDPLNSTDKNDKGDFNFHQIPILMSEDLVHWSYQGDAFKDKPAWVKNDAGLWAPDIEYINGKYLLYYTASDTVAGGSAIGVATSDSPLGPWVDSGTPVVEPHRPPNCCGENDRRWTFDPDVIADDAGQLWIFYGSYYGGMSVRKLSADGLTSNKASQKEIAIANRYEGAQVFKKNGYFYLTVSASACCNGPLTGYSLFVGRSKNADGPFLDQDGVDFNATNAGGTPFLAQNGNRWVGVGHNAVFTDASGQDWTVYHGVDQTSPFLNTNNFTRRPVLMDPVDWVNGWPVVRGGHGPSDQAMPAPAAKKGQKNNYKTDFLKNAEPRDPIAAATDEFSGDLSGWEWTREPAAAEFGLEEGTFRMDAQHADLHMDSNTASILSKIAPAEDYVVETKVKINFPADGCCFNYTQAGLVIFSNDNNFVKLVQFSLWETRQVEFAKEVGAVPDGFPRYGNLVLGPPARADQYTYLRIVKHTENGHDLYTGYTSLDGVKWNRGGTWEHNLGANARIGLVSMGTQDGGQQFKANFDYVRIYTLK; this is translated from the coding sequence ATGCAAAACCCCCGGAACCTTTCGCTGGGTGTTCTGGCCGTCATGTCTGTGACCGCCCTGAATGCCTGCAACACCCAACCCCCACAGCCCATTTCCACCTTTCAGAACCCTCTGAAAATCACGCTTGATAACGGAAAAACCGTTGACACCTGCGCCGACCCCTCCATCATTCAGGGCCAGAAAGCGGGAGACCAGAAGTGGTACATCTACTGCACCACCGATCCGCTGAACAGCACCGACAAAAACGACAAGGGGGATTTCAACTTTCACCAGATTCCGATTTTGATGTCTGAAGATCTGGTGCACTGGAGTTACCAGGGAGACGCTTTCAAAGACAAACCCGCCTGGGTGAAAAATGACGCTGGACTGTGGGCTCCAGACATCGAGTACATCAATGGGAAATACCTGCTGTACTACACCGCCAGCGACACCGTTGCAGGGGGAAGTGCCATAGGCGTTGCCACCAGCGACAGCCCACTGGGTCCCTGGGTGGACAGCGGAACACCTGTGGTGGAACCCCACCGCCCACCCAACTGCTGTGGAGAGAATGACCGCAGGTGGACCTTTGACCCGGATGTCATTGCAGACGATGCTGGACAACTGTGGATCTTTTACGGAAGTTATTACGGTGGCATGTCGGTGCGCAAACTTTCTGCAGATGGCCTGACCTCCAACAAAGCCAGCCAGAAAGAAATTGCCATTGCCAACCGTTATGAAGGGGCCCAGGTCTTCAAGAAAAATGGTTACTTTTACCTGACCGTTTCTGCCTCTGCCTGCTGCAATGGACCGCTGACCGGATACAGCCTGTTTGTTGGGCGCTCCAAGAACGCAGATGGCCCTTTTTTGGATCAGGATGGTGTGGATTTCAATGCCACCAATGCAGGAGGAACCCCCTTCCTGGCCCAGAATGGGAACCGCTGGGTGGGGGTCGGGCACAATGCGGTCTTCACCGATGCCAGCGGTCAGGACTGGACCGTATACCACGGGGTGGACCAGACTTCCCCTTTCCTGAACACCAACAACTTCACCCGCAGACCTGTGCTGATGGACCCTGTGGACTGGGTGAATGGCTGGCCCGTGGTGCGCGGAGGCCATGGTCCCTCTGATCAGGCCATGCCTGCCCCTGCCGCCAAAAAAGGCCAGAAGAACAATTACAAGACAGATTTCCTCAAAAATGCCGAACCCAGAGATCCCATTGCAGCTGCCACCGATGAATTCTCTGGGGACCTCTCCGGGTGGGAATGGACCCGTGAACCTGCAGCCGCAGAATTTGGGCTGGAAGAGGGTACCTTCAGAATGGATGCCCAGCATGCCGATCTGCACATGGACAGCAACACCGCTTCCATCCTCAGCAAAATTGCTCCTGCAGAGGATTATGTGGTGGAAACAAAAGTCAAAATCAACTTCCCTGCAGATGGGTGCTGCTTCAACTACACCCAGGCTGGACTGGTGATCTTCTCCAACGACAACAACTTTGTGAAGCTGGTGCAGTTCTCCCTGTGGGAAACCCGCCAGGTGGAGTTCGCCAAAGAAGTGGGGGCTGTGCCAGATGGCTTCCCCAGATATGGAAACCTGGTGCTGGGACCTCCTGCCCGTGCTGACCAGTACACCTACCTGCGCATCGTGAAGCACACCGAAAACGGCCATGACCTCTACACCGGGTACACCAGCCTGGACGGCGTGAAATGGAACCGTGGCGGCACCTGGGAACACAACCTCGGAGCAAATGCCAGAATCGGTCTGGTGTCCATGGGCACCCAGGACGGGGGTCAGCAGTTCAAGGCGAATTTTGATTACGTTCGCATCTACACCCTCAAGTAA